From one Colletotrichum destructivum chromosome 3, complete sequence genomic stretch:
- a CDS encoding Putative histidine phosphatase superfamily, clade-1, 6-phosphofructo-2-kinase: MANTDEISRASRGLGIPSAVLQPRPELVQEEGIDIISFNSTAEIAANAPRYRRKSSTFIDGIHDVPEDQDMAPAQLYSTMSGRLFHSGRIAIVMVGLPARGKTHICVSLARYLGWLGVKTRIFHLGDYRRATVGKGGIVPEDYFFPDASPQSVILRQKILKKCREDIYAWLNHENGQVAIYDAVNPTAAGRRALAKELAKHDVQTLFIESYVNDEGILRENARNVKISSPDFAGMDPDEAAKLYLRRIDMKIPVFETMDEKELNYIKMINAGQKFFYNNVSFGYLSHRIVFYLTNLHIKSRTTYFVRAGVTTEEDSYKADAPLSEEGIAYAARMSEILLKHREQERAALVERGGPDVPLRPLSVWTSTRCRTVQTADYLKKKGFKVRQRSQMSQINPGVCEKMSERAIRHLYPEEVEKHELDPYHHRYPRAESYHDLAVRLEPIILELEREQSDLLIIAHESVLRVLYAYLMHCATMDIPVLKFPRDEIIEIIPAAYQNEAKRIHIPGIDPKITPGSPEDIHIPVPGSGLASGNLSPMPGLSSPAEPAERPPEKVINKAAEMVADRQNDED, from the exons ATGGCGAATACAGACGAGATCTCCCGGGCTTCGAGAGGACTGGGAATCCCCTCTGCCGTCCTGCAACCTCGGCCAGAACTTGTCCAGGAAGAAGGTATTGACATCATTTCTTTCAACAGCACCGCCGAGATCGCGGCCAACGCTCCCCGATACCGCCGCAAGAGCTCAACGTTCATCGATGGCATCCACGATGTTCCTGAAGACCAAGATATGGCGCCGGCCCAGCTCTACAGCACCATGTCCGGCCGCCTGTTTCACTCTGGCCGCATTGCCATTGTCATGGTTGGCCTTCCAGCTCGTGGCAAAAC TCACATTTGCGTGTCTCTGGCGCGTTACCTCGGCTG GTTGGGAGTCAAGACTCGCATTTTCCACCTTGGAGACTACCGTCGTGCCACAGTTggcaagggcggcatcgTTCCCGAAGACTACTTCTTTCCGGATGCGTCTCCTCAGTCAGTCATTCTTCGTCAGAAAATCCTGAAGAAATGCCGTGAGGACATCTACGCCTGGCTGAACCATGAGAATGGTCAGGTCGCTATCTACGATGCTGTCAACCCTACTGCCGCTGGTCGTCGCGCGCTTGCTAAAGAGCTCGCGAAGCATGACGTTCAG ACACTCTTTATCGAGTCCTACGTCAATGACGAGGGTATCTTGCGTGAGAATGCCCGCAACGTTAAGATCTCGTCCCCCGAC TTCGCCGGCATGGACCCCGATGAGGCCGCCAAGTTGTATCTGCGCCGCATTGACATGAAGATCCCCGTCTTCGAGACcatggacgagaaggagctcAACTACATCAAGATGATCAATGCGGGCCAGAAGTTTTTCTACAACAACGTCTCCTTCGGCTACCTGTCTCACCGTATTGTTTTTTATCTCACGAACCTCCACATCAAGTCACGCACCACCTACTTTgtccgcgccggcgtcacAACGGAGGAGGATTCGTACAAGGCTGACGCCCCTCTTTCCGAGGAAGGTATCGCGTATGCCGCCAGGATGTCCGAGATATTGTTGAAGCACCGCGAACAGGAgcgtgccgccctcgtcgagcgAGGTGGCCCTGACgtccccctccgccccctgTCCGTCTGGACTTCCACTCGTTGCCGGACCGTTCAGACTGCCGACTAtctcaagaagaagggcttcAAGGTTCGCCAGCGCTCGCAGATGAGCCAGATCAACCCTGGCGTCTGCGAGAAGATGTCGGAGCGTGCCATACGTCACCTTTACCCCGAGGAAGTCGAGAAGCACGAGCTTGACCCGTACCACCATAGATACCCGCGGGCTGAG TCCTACCACGATCTCGCCGTTCGTTTAGAGCCCATCAttctggagctggagcgCGAGCAGAGCGATCTActcatcatcgcccacgAGTCAGTCCTCCGCGTCCTGTACGCCTATCTGATGCACTGCGCCACGATGGACATCCCCGTCCTCAAGTTTCCCCGTGACGAGATCATTGAGATCATTCCAGCCGCCTACCAGAACGAGGCCAAGCGTATTCACATCCCTGGCATCGACCCCAAGATCACACCCGGCTCGCCCGAGGATATCCACATCCCCGTACCCGGAAGCGGCCTCGCCAGCGGCAATCTGTCCCCCATGCCGGGTCTCTCGTCCCCTGCAGAACCCGCTGAGCGTCCTCCCGAGAAGGTCATTAACAAGGCCGCGGAGATGGTTGCCGACAGACAGAACGACGAGGACTAG
- a CDS encoding Putative protein kinase, translating into MTSKSAAMADEGVAEHYQVLEELGRGSFGVVYKAIEKATGETVAIKHIDLESSEDDIQEIQGEIAVLSTCASSFVTQYKGSFLRGHKLWIVMEFLGGGSCLDLLKPANFAEVHIAIICRELLRGLEYLHAEGKIHRDIKAANVLLSEAGKVKLADFGVAAQLTNIKSQRNTFVGTPFWMAPEVIQQDGYGFKADIWSLGITAMEMANGEPPLAHIHPMKVLFHIPKNPPPRLENNFSKDFRDFVAQCLVKDSDRRPSAKDLLRHRFIRSAGKVEALQELIARKQMWDANQNRKSHPIFYQETLHTMSHRDDSDEWVFDTVKSVAPKRPNGHARKPSYFAAEEAMRRLDLKDAPLGPSSPASGTVRRSTVRRQPSGRQASGTQIQANGSPRSTVARRPLQPDMSYGNSGSSVRLFRRVPSDGSTTAYEDTSPEGTYGNENKAPPRASAVEPSSKEALLGRRLFNKALDPTLAELHAQTSGMQKREALAKLTDAFELLDSVDPEGAYHLMQNLMTAVSQDAKLNAALMPQQAIKMPSEDTPQGTVIIRSAAATPSSGSPNKLVMASNNPHLKSHRRRNGSIATPESAEKDREREKAAVEAKYPGRQPPPGMEHCKQLSDVLYGRWTEGLRIRWPAV; encoded by the exons ATGACGTCCAAATCGGCCGCgatggccgacgagggtgtTGCCGAACACTATCAGGTACTGGAGGAGCTCGGTC GTGGAAGCTTTGGTGTCGTTTATAAGGCCATTGAGAAGGCCACCGGCGAGACCGTCGCTATCAAACAT ATTGACCTCGAGTCCAGCGAAGATGACATTCAAGAGATCCAGGGCGAGATCGCCGTGCTGAGTACATGCGCCAGTTCTTTCGTCACGCAATACAAAGGCAGCTTTCTGCGCGGCCATAAGCTCTGGATCGTTATGGAGTTTCTCGGTGGCGGTTCATGTCTGGACTTG CTTAAACCTGCCAACTTCGCCGAGGTCCACATTGCCATCATCTGCCGTGAGCTTCTTCGCGGCCTTGAATACCTGCATGCTGAAGGCAAGATTCACCGAGATATCAAGGCCGCCAATGTTCTTCTATCTGAGGCAGGCAAGGTCAAGTTGGCCGACTTTGGCGTTGCTGCCCAGTTGACCAACATCAAGTCCCAGAGGAACACCTTTGTCGGGACCCCTTTTTGGATGGCGCCCGAGGTGATCCAGCAGGACGGTTACGGCTTCAAGGCAGACATTTGGTCCCtcggcatcaccgccatGGAGATGGCCAACGGCGAACCCCCCCTGGCACACATCCACCCGATGAAGGTTCTCTTCCACATCCCCAagaacccccctcctcgctTGGAGAACAACTTCAGCAAAGACTTCCGAGACTTCGTCGCTCAGTGTCTCGTCAAAGACTCCGACCGCAGACCTTCAGCGAAAGatctcctccgccaccggTTCATCAGATCAGCTGGCAAGGTGGAGGCCCTCCAAGAGCTTATTGCTCGCAAGCAGATGTGGGATGCCAACCAAAACCGAAAGTCGCACCCCATATTTTACCAAGAGACGCTGCATACGATGTCGCATAGGGACGACTCGGATGAATGGGTGTTCGACACGGTCAAGTCGGTGGCACCCAAACGCCCGAATGGCCATGCACGGAAGCCGTCCTACTTTGCGGCAGAAGAGGCAAtgcgccgcctcgacctcAAGGACGCTCCGCTCGGTCCCTCGTCTCCCGCTTCCGGAACTGTCCGCCGGTCGACTGTGCGCCGACAGCCCTCGGGCCGCCAGGCTTCGGGCACACAGATCCAAGCAAACGGTTCACCCCGCTCGACCGTCGCCAGACGACCCCTACAGCCAGACATGTCGTACGGCAACTCTGGCTCTTCCGTGCGGCTCTTCCGCCGGGTCCCCTCAGACGGGTCTACCACGGCCTACGAGGACACCTCCCCCGAGGGAACGTACGGCAACGAGAACAAAGCACCGCCGCGGGCCTCGGCAGTCGAGCCCAGCAGCAAAGAGGCGTTGCTCGGCCGGCGACTGTTCAACAAAGCCCTGGATCCCACTCTCGCCGAACTCCACGCGCAAACGTCAGGCATGCAGAAGCGGGAGGCGCTTGCCAAGCTCACAGATGCTTTTGAGCTCTTGGATTCAGTCGACCCCGAAGGTGCCTACCACCTGATGCAGAACCTGATGACTGCTGTGTCACAGGACGCTAAGCTGAATGCTGCTCTCATGCCTCAACAGGCGATCAAGATGCCGTCTGAAGATACCCCCCAAGGAACGGTCATCATCAGGAGTGCTGCGGCGACGCCATCCTCGGGAAGCCCGAACAAGCTAGTGATGGCTTCAAACAACCCGCACCTGAAGAGCCATAGGAGGCGCAACGGGTCGATTGCCACGCCCGagtcggccgagaaggaccgcgagagagaaaaggcgGCTGTGGAGGCCAAGTATCCCGGCCGTCAGCCCCCTCCCGGCATGGAGCACTGCAAGCAACTGTCCGATGTGCTCTACGGTCGTTGGACTGAGGGGTTAAGAATCAGGTGGCCAGCGGTCTAG
- a CDS encoding Putative Porin domain superfamily, eukaryotic porin/Tom40: protein MASSLEQLQNVLLNNPVANTLSDAINSFSERRAKLGLSNPGTTENLTREVQRDVLLTNYMFTGLRADLTKAFSMSPLFQVSHQFAIGERLNPYTFAALYGTNKVFMQGNMDNDGQLSTRFNYRWSDKLVSRTQFQAGGGQEMLQFENEYTGDDFTASLKMLNPSCLDGGVTGIFIGSYLQSVTPKLALGLETVWQRQAMTQGPETATSYCARYKSDDWVATAQLQAQGALNTSYWRRLSEKVQAGVDLSLSIAPSAAGLMGGMQKEGITTIGAKYDFRMSTFRAQVDSRGKLGCLLEKRIAAPVMMTLAADVDHFTQQAKIGVAISIEAGGEELQEQQEALGAQGTPNIPF, encoded by the exons ATGGCGTCAAGCTTGGAACAACTCCAAAATGTTCTCCTGAACAACCCCGTCGCCAACACTCTGTCAGATGCCATCAACTCCTTCTCGGAACGGAGGGCGAAGCTTGGCCTGTCCAATCCCGGCACCACCGAGAACCTGACCAGGGAGGTTCAGCGCGATGTCCTGCTCACCAACTACATGTTCACTGGCCTTCGCGCCGACCTTACCAAGGCCTTCAGCATGTCGCCCTTGTTCCAGGTCTCCCACCAGTTCGCGATTGGCGAGCGTTTGAACCCGTACACCTTTGCCGCGCTGTACGGAACGAACAAG GTTTTCATGCAAGGAAACATGGACAACGACGGTCAGCTTTCTACACGATTCAACTACCGATGGTCCGACAAGCTCGTCTCGAGAACGCAGTTTCaggctggtggtggccaGGAGATGCTCCAGTTCGAGAACGAATACACCGGAGACGATTTCACGGCCTCCCTCAAGATGCTGAACCCCTCTTGCCTCGACGGCGGTGTCACCGGTATCTTCATCGGAAGCTACCTCCAGTCGGTTACCCCTAAACTTGCCCTCGGTCTCGAGACGGTTTGGCAGCGTCAAGCCATGACCCAGGGCCCCGAGACTGCCACCTCGTACTGCGCTCGCTACAAGTCCGACGACTGGGTTGCCACCGCTCAGCTTCAGGCTCAGGGAGCTCTGAACACCTCGTACTGGAGACGCCTCTCTGAAAAGGTTCAGGCTGGTGTCGACCTGTCTCTTTCGATCGCTCCCAGTGCCGCAGGCCTCATGGGCGGCATGCAGAAGGAGGGCATCACTACCATTGGTGCCAAGTACGACTTCAGAATGTCTACTTTCCGTGCTCAGGTCGACTCTAGGGGTAAGCTCGGCTGCTTGTTGGAGAAGCGCATTGCTGCCCCCGTCATGATGACCCTGGCTGCTGATGTTGACCACTTCACG CAACAAGCAAAGATTGGTGTCGCTATCTCCAtcgaggctggcggcgaggagctccaagagcagcaggaggcTCTTGGTGCTCAGGGCACCCCCAACATCCCCTTCTAA
- a CDS encoding Putative NmrA-like domain, NAD(P)-binding domain superfamily has translation MDSNKFNITILTRKAGSQKFPSGVMVREVDYESLDSLTQALKGQDALVNSTNSFDPKVATRFVDAAAAAGVYRYIPPDFGLDPERAHVPSLPVFGIKTLTRHHMKQKAAENDGRFTWTIIANGPFLDWGIRSSFMGVDVKNRKLSLFNDGENVVPYTMLADVGKAVAGTLLYPDETANRIVYVQSTVKSQKQMGTLAQEAVGGSWDTTTVDVDAIYANCIESIKKGIMTPDVMYPQLLYACSKKEFAQPWEKSDNALLGVKEMSDEELKAVCKQIASE, from the coding sequence ATGGACTCCAACAAGttcaacatcaccatcctGACCCGCAAGGCCGGGTCCCAAAAGTTCCCTTCGGGCGTCATGGTCAGGGAGGTCGACTACGAATCCCTCGACTCCCTGACCCAGGCCCTCAAGGGTCAAGACGCTCTCGTCAACTCGACTAACAGCTTCGACCCCAAGGTCGCGACCcgcttcgtcgacgccgccgcagcagccggcGTCTACCGCTACATCCCACCTGACTTCGGCCTGGACCCGGAGCGCGCCCACGTGCCGAGCCTGCCCGTCTTCGGCATCAAGACCCTGACGCGCCACCACATGAAGCAaaaggccgccgagaacgacgGCAGGTTCACCTGgaccatcatcgccaacggccCCTTCCTCGACTGGGGTATCCGGTCCAGCTTCAtgggcgtcgacgtcaagAACAGGAAGCTCTCCCTCTTCAACGACGGCGAAAACGTCGTTCCCTACACGATGCTCGCCGACGTTGGCAAGGCCGTCGCGGGCACGCTGCTGTATCCCGATGAGACGGCCAACAGGATCGTCTACGTTCAATCCACCGTCAAGTCGCAGAAGCAGATGGGTACCCTTGCCCAGGAGGCCGTCGGAGGATCGTGGGATACCACCACcgttgatgtcgatgctATCTATGCCAACTGCATAGAGTCCATCAAGAAGGGCATTATGACACCCGATGTCATGTACCCGCAGCTCTTATATGCCTGTTCCAAGAAGGAGTTTGCTCAGccgtgggagaagagcgacAATGCGCTGTTGGGCGTGAAGGAGATGAGCGATGAGGAACTGAAGGCTGTTTGCAAGCAGATCGCCTCGGAGTAG
- a CDS encoding Putative golgi to ER traffic protein, with protein sequence MAAKGDKIEKIIARLQARIGEGQFYEAQQQTRVVAARYIKAANWPAATDILYNVAQSLLKAGQGGSGGDLAVMLVDVFRQAELKPDAASKGKLLTCLRLFPAQEPTRKKFVGEMIAWSAKFGDYPAGDAELHHVAGSLYAEEHDAYEAERHLVLGTKDSAEVLAKMEYVWYKEDESHTAPLYAARAILPYLLIGNVRAANTCYRLFASSLSDDNKGLGVQDVSSNSADLRIFPGLPLLNFLGLLLLAVQRGAPDAYKQLLAKYSSNIAEVGAWNEALEIIAEMYFGIQRPRQSNPLMDMMGSLFGGAGGGGAPQQRRPAPRRVEAPTAEGLD encoded by the exons ATGGCCGCCAAAGGAGACAAGATCGAAAAGATCATTGCCCGGCTGCAGGCCCGcatcggcgagggccagTTCTAcgaggcccagcagcagacgCGCGTGGTCGCCGCCCGCTacatcaaggccgccaactggcccgccgccaccgacatCCTCTACAATGTCGCTCAGTCCCTGCTCAAGGCCGGTCAGGGCGGCAGTGGCGGCGACCTTGCCGTCatgctcgtcgacgtcttccgCCAGGCCGAGCTCAAGCCCGACGCTGCCAGCAAGGGCAAGCTGCTCACCTGCCTGCGCCTCTTCCCTGCCCAGGAGCCCACGAGAAAAAAGTTTGTCGGCGAGATGATTGC ATGGTCTGCCAAGTTCGGCGACTAccccgccggcgacgccgagctgcacCACGTCGCCGGTTCTCTCTACGCCGAGGAGCACGATGCCTATGAGGCCGAAAGACATCTGGTGCTAGGAACCAAGGACTCAGCCGAGGTGCTTGCCAAGATGGAATATGTCTGGTACAAGGAAGACGAGTCGCATACGGCTCCGCTCTacgccgcccgcgccatcCTCCCCTACCTCCTCATCGGCAACGTTCGTGCCGCTAACACGTGCTACCGCCTCTTCGCATCCTCCCTCAGCGACGACAATAAGGGTCTCGGCGTCCAGGACgtcagcagcaacagcgcGGACCTCCGCATCTTTCCCGGTCTGCCCCTCCTCAACTTCCTCGGCCTTTTGCTATTGGCGGTGCAGCGTGGCGCCCCCGACGCATACAAGCAGCTCCTCGCCAAATACTCGTCCAATatcgccgaggtcggcgcgTGGAACGAGGCGCTCGAGATTATTGCCGAGATGTACTTTGGCATTCAGCGCCCGAGACAGAGCAACCCGCTGATGGACATGATGGGCAGCCTGTTTGGcggtgccggtggcggcggcgcaccCCAGCAGAGACGCCCCGCCCCGAGACGGGTGGAGGCGCCCACGGCTGAAGGGCTGGACTAG
- a CDS encoding Putative SH3 domain, transglutaminase, SH3-like domain superfamily translates to MVPAPPSLPTRFPCWCRAVYSWGGESKRDLGFIEGDLIECLNAGDGSWWTGRLWRDRRTVGVFPSNFVEVLPADFRPTTRSASPLPADTPSPSTPQKSRTFRKPFEAYAKAPHYTAAKQPEVYRTNPHPRPRGHSGESIHSAVLDKSKRDRSPAPETFLSRENSFNDAASTRMRAYTLPADTGYVSRGNSFNDGAQQYVPRGRTPVPRGRTPVPRERTPIPPRERTPVPDHGHGSRVNSYNTERGPSPIPPSHGYGSRGVSPAPSMSYKPYRPPTRERVDSPPPPAPPPHRHVAPPRHKQSISYDSRHDVPRQESSASYENRFHAGRHGSGNSFDQRFDVARQDSTASYDNRHPTLDRHGSHLSYQAHRPPPIQTSRLHSPSPPSPSASHMTPSPLREAMDGVIEQLDALGMPRDPTPEPPLDPWSPESFNLVNDRARRKNTHQRPQTSMGIAQPDEGYETWSGGSSRDQSYHNGHREDKEHLPPLSNYVERMESRLKKMHQHSASMADLEDEAPKPPPKGQLYERPKSSMGGPEERKLRGRKSAYDIGRNVLNRTFTTKTNSTSASSGNQSSTTQSSDRSLMSGSSAGAISATSAGSLARKTQKRAQSALGMRDVDIERPETPFTGVTYHSSHASEASRPKSQAGFPDDAGLGGLVTPKPAKRNIFKKLLDTAKTGVASGRSSIAMGADSPRSSPFARSMPNVAAGANASISNLTAMGSSGFGREAARDMGLANGVDWVQVRRDVNRSNSLSKNERNERKDRCQMLDYPALNPVDELFEGLEGDEGADGLPVEDPIDYQSLNLTQVDKNSRFVSSFPATTTAQSVATTYVCRPYRSDVQRLRAIFTWVSEKILWEEDFEGEVDTRRVVQSKRASAEEYAVLVMEMCSAVGIHCEIIRGYLKTPGEIPEHNIMPRANHWWNAVLVDNEWRMMDCCMASPSYPRRHFYSSSSGTAADFWWFLARPTELCWTHIPEHHTQQHLCPPQAHEVLLNLPCACPPFFKNMLEMVDYNTAATRIEDLEMVHIKFNAPPDVEVAAEVEVRAYTRDADGDVFESGEVVKKRALAQAEWFNGTKRYTVKALLPGDEGQGVLKIYAGKRGLMHSIKDIPHPVAFALPIIHTGDNPPYEFVTRHPTPHAQRHDIYVVQPQCQRLALNNTFVFAIRQHPSSIAGIGSVMTPSSNPGGASPIPFARPSSAMSMTASNASGSNLSTAAGGGKKPAKLAIQTPGGKILRLMRKEERRGISVGSRSVEEDLSDGGTWETIIKCSEKGVWRGLVLADRTARWCVFAEWVCVG, encoded by the exons ATGGTGCCCGCACCGCCGTCATTGCCCACTCGGTTTCCGTGCTGGTGCAGAGCGGTATACTCCTGGGGAGGAGAG TCCAAGCGAGATCTCGGCTTCATCGAAGGCGATTTGATCGAATGTCTCAatgccggcgacggctcTTGGTGGACAGGCAGGCTATGGCGCGATCGAAGGACTGTCGGAGTCTTTCCTTCCAACTTTGTCGAGGTTCTGCCCGCCGATTTCCGTCCGACGACCAGGTCTGCCAGCCCACTTCCCGCAGACACACCGAGCCCGAGTACACCCCAAAAATCAAGGACTTTCCGAAAGCCATTCGAAGCATACGCCAAGGCGCCACACTACACCGCAGCGAAACAACCCGAAGTCTACCGGACGAACCCTCACCCGAGGCCTAGAGGACACTCTGGAGAGTCGATCCACAGCGCCGTTCTTGACAAGAGCAAGAGAGACCGATCGCCAGCGCCTGAAACCTTCCTTTCAAGAGAGAACTCTTTCAACGATGCTGCCTCGACTAGAATGCGAGCATACACGTTGCCAGCCGATACCGGCTACGTATCGCGCGGCAACTCGTTCAACGATGGCGCCCAGCAGTACGTGCCGAGAGGGAGAACCCCCGTTCCGAGGGGCAGGACACCAGTACCGAGGGAGCGGACGCCTATTCCTCCCAGAGAAAGAACACCCGTCCCCGATCACGGTCACGGATCAAGAGTGAACTCATACAACACAGAACGAGGCCCGTCTCCCATACCGCCATCTCACGGCTACGGTTCGAGAGGTGTTTCTCCTGCCCCTTCCATGAGCTACAAGCCATACCGCCCTCCTACACGGGAAAGAGTGGATTCTCCCCCACCTCCAGCACCACCTCCGCACCGACATGTAGCACCGCCGCGACACAAGCAAAGCATATCATACGATAGCCGTCACGATGTCCCCCGACAAGAGTCTAGCGCCTCTTACGAAAACCGCTTTCACGCGGGGCGACATGGCTCAGGAAACTCCTTCGACCAGCGGTTTGATGTCGCGCGCCAAGACTCAACTGCCTCATACGACAATCGGCATCCCACCCTCGACAGGCATGGCTCTCATCTCTCTTACCAAGCTCATCGACCGCCGCCGATACAAACATCCAGACTACACTCGCCATCTCCGCCTTCGCCCTCAGCCAGCCACATGACTCCCTCGCCGTTGCGCGAGGCGATGGACGGCGTGATAGAGCAGCTGGACGCCCTTGGAATGCCCCGGGATCCAACCCCTGAGCCGCCACTTGATCCATGGTCACCCGAGTCCTTCAACCTGGTCAACGACCGTGCAAGAAGGAAGAATACTCACCAAAGACCCCAGACATCCATGGGCATAGCGCAACCGGACGAGGGTTACGAGACCTGGAGTGGCGGGTCTTCGCGGGATCAATCCTACCACAACGGGCATAGGGAGGACAAGGAACATCTACCTCCACTGAGTAACTACGTCGAACGTATGGAAAGTCGTCTCAAAAAAATGCATCAACATAGCGCAAGTATGGCTGACCTTGAGGATGAGGCACCGAAGCCACCACCCAAAGGCCAGTTATACGAGAGACCCAAATCTTCGATGGGTGGACcggaggagaggaagctCCGCGGACGGAAGTCGGCCTACGACATTGGTCGCAACGTACTGAACAGGACGTTTACCACAAAGACCAACTCTACCAGCGCCTCTTCAGGCAATCAGAGCTCGACGACGCAGAGCAGCGACAGGAGTTTGATGAGTGGGTCGTCAGCCGGCGCCATTAGCGCTACGAGCGCAGGCAGTCTTGCTCGCAAGACTCAGAAGCGTGCTCAGAGTGCCCTCGGCATGCGCGATGTCGATATCGAGCGCCCAGAAACTCCGTTCACCGGTGTCACCTACCACAGCAGTCACGCTTCAGAGGCGTCGCGGCCAAAATCTCAAGCCGGTTTTCCTGACGACGCGGGACTCGGAGGGCTCGTCACTCCGAAGCCCGCGAAACGGAACATATTCAAAAAACTTCTTGACACGGCGAAGACGGGAGTGGCCTCCGGACGCAGTAGTATCGCAATGGGCGCCGATTCGCCCAGATCATCGCCTTTCGCCCGCTCCATGCCCAACGTCGCCGCTGGGGCCAACGCTAGCATCTCCAACCTGACCGCCATGGGAAGCTCTGGTTTCGGTAGGGAAGCGGCCAGAGACATGGGTCTCGCCAACGGAGTGGACTGGGTACAGGTTCGCAGAGACGTCAACCGGTCTAACTCTTTGAGTAAGAACGAGCGAAACGAGCGCAAGGATCGCTGCCAGATGCTCGACTACCCGGCACTGAACCCGGTCGATGAGTTGTTTGAGGGCCTGGAGGGCGATGAAGGGGCCGACGGCTTGCCTGTGGAGGATCCCATCGACTACCAGTCGCTGAACCTCACCCAAGTTGACAAGAACTCGAGGTTCGTGAGCAGTTtcccggcgacgacaaccGCGCAAAGCGTGGCAACGACCTATGTGTGCCGTCCCTACCGCAGCGACGTTCAGCGACTGCGAGCCATTTTCACGTGGGTGTCGGAGAAGATTCTTTGGGAAGAGGACTTTGAGGGGGAGGTCGACACCCGAAGGGTTGTGCAGTCGAAGCGAGCAAGCGCCGAGGAGTACGCCGTTCTGGTAATGGAGATGTGTTCCGCCGTTGGCATTCATTGCGAGATCATCCGTGGCTATCTCAAGACGCCCGGCGAAATCCCGGAGCACAACATCATGCCCAGGGCAAATCACTGGTGGAATGCGGTTCTAGTCGACAACGAATGGCGCATGATGGACTGCTGCATGGCTAGCCCTTCTTATCCCAGACGGCATTTCTACTCGAGCTCTAGCGGCACCGCGGCCGACTTTTGGTGGTTCCTCGCACGGCCAACGGAGCTCTGCTGGACGCATATCCCCGAACATCACACTCAGCAGCACCTCTGCCCGCCGCAGGCCCACGAAGTCCTTCTCAATCTTCCCTGCGCTTGCCCTCCCTTCTTCAAGAACATGCTCGAGATGGTCGACTATAACACGGCAGCCACCCGCATCGAAGACTTGGAGATGGTGCACATCAAGTTCAATGCCCCGCCCGACGTGGAAGTTGCTGCTGAGGTCGAGGTCCGGGCCTACACGAGAGACGCGGATGGTGACGTGTTCGAAAGCGGCGAGGTCGTGAAGAAGAGGGCCTTGGCTCAGGCGGAGTGGTTTAACGGTACCAAGCGATACACGGTTAAGGCTCTACTACCTGGCGACGAAGGCCAAGGCGTTTTGAAGATCTACGCGGGAAAGCGTGGCCTGATGCACAGCATCAAGGACATTCCACATCCGGTGGCCTTCGCACTGCCAATCATTCACACGGGCGACAACCCCCCGTATGAGTTCGTGACGCGGCATCCGACGCCCCATGCGCAGCGACACGACATTTACGTTGTTCAGCCTCAATGCCAACGTCTCGCCCTGAACAACACGTTTGTTTTCGCGATTCGGCAACATCCCAGCTCCATTGCCGGAATCGGCTCGGTGatgacgccctcgtcgaaTCCTGGGGGCGCAAGTCCAATTCCATTTGCGAGACCGAGCTCGGCAATGAGCATGACGGCCTCCAACGCAAGCGGGTCGAACCTCAgcacggcggccggcggtggGAAGAAGCCAGCGAAGCTTGCAATTCAGACACCGGGCGGCAAGATCCTGCGCCTCATGCGCAAGGAGGAGCGCAGGGGAATCAGTGTCGGCAGCAGGTCCGTCGAAGAGGACCTCAGCGACGGTGGTACGTGGGAAACCATCATCAAGTGTTCGGAGAAGGGAGTGTGGAGAGGGCTGGTATTGGCGGACCGCACCGCGCGATGGTGCGTCTTCGCCGAATGGGTATGTGTTGGATGA